TCAAACCACACTCAGGACAATGGAACAATTGAGAACCACCCAGCTTGGGATGAACTTGACCACAACGGGTACAAGTCTTGCTGGTGTATTCCTCGGTTACATCAATCAATTTACGAATCTTAGTTCGCATTCGATGGGCTGCTTGCTTCATCCGTCGTCGTCGATTTCGACTTTGCTCTTGTCTCAGTTGATCGTGTAGGCAGAGTGCAATGCCCACCAGAGTAGAACCGCAATACCGCCGAGTACCAGCAAGGCTGAAATTGCGATCGCTTTCGGGGTATCGGCTCCCTCAAATTTCATG
This is a stretch of genomic DNA from Aerosakkonema funiforme FACHB-1375. It encodes these proteins:
- a CDS encoding zinc ribbon domain-containing protein, producing the protein MKQAAHRMRTKIRKLIDVTEEYTSKTCTRCGQVHPKLGGSQLFHCPECGL